Proteins from a genomic interval of Micromonospora sp. NBC_00389:
- a CDS encoding PH domain-containing protein yields MDAEAPLIRQWRVPTSVPLAKLAGAVVLVALGLLFAEGDPVQLTVIGLVAAGLAGWALRDLLAPVRLAVDPAGVVVTQGFAGRRLLPWATVERITVDRRPRLGLTTEHLEIDAGESLHLFSRYDLGAAPDDVAEALQAARPT; encoded by the coding sequence ATGGATGCCGAAGCTCCCCTGATCCGGCAGTGGCGGGTGCCGACGAGCGTGCCGCTGGCGAAACTGGCCGGCGCGGTCGTCCTCGTGGCGCTCGGCCTGCTCTTCGCCGAGGGCGACCCGGTGCAGCTGACGGTGATCGGGCTGGTCGCCGCCGGGCTGGCCGGCTGGGCACTGCGCGACCTGCTGGCGCCGGTCCGACTCGCGGTCGACCCGGCCGGCGTGGTCGTCACCCAGGGCTTCGCCGGCCGTCGCCTGCTGCCCTGGGCCACGGTCGAGCGGATCACCGTGGACCGCCGACCCCGGCTCGGGCTGACCACCGAACATCTGGAGATCGACGCCGGGGAGTCGCTGCACCTGTTCAGCCGGTACGACCTGGGGGCCGCCCCGGACGACGTGGCCGAGGCGCTCCAGGCCGCCCGGCCGACGTGA
- a CDS encoding thiolase family protein — MSDAVIVGAVRTPVGRRKGSLAGVHPVDLSAHVLRALAERTGLDPTQVDDVFWGCVSQVGEQSWNIARNGVLAAGWPETVPGTTLDRQCGSSQQALHFAAATVLSGQADLVVAGGVESMTRVPMGSSVAGGMPFSDQLRDRYRGVEGFADDAPLPFNQGVGAELIARRWRFSRTQLDEFALASHEKAAAAQDAGAFDPELAPVPLGDGGKFAADEGIRRDTSLEKLGELATPFRADGVVTAGSASQISDGAAALAVTTGEWASRHGLRPLARIHTAVVAADDPVTMLTAPIPATAKALRRAGLGIEEIGVYEVNEAFAPVPLAWLAETEADPERLNPRGGAIALGHPLGGSGARIMTTMLQHMRDNGIRYGLQTMCEGGGMANATIVELL; from the coding sequence ATGAGTGACGCGGTCATCGTCGGCGCGGTACGCACCCCGGTCGGTCGGCGCAAGGGCAGCCTCGCCGGTGTCCACCCGGTCGACCTCTCGGCGCACGTGCTGCGCGCCCTCGCCGAGCGCACCGGCCTCGACCCGACGCAGGTCGACGACGTCTTCTGGGGCTGTGTCTCCCAGGTCGGCGAGCAGTCGTGGAACATCGCCCGCAACGGCGTGCTCGCCGCCGGCTGGCCCGAGACGGTCCCCGGCACCACGCTGGACCGGCAGTGCGGCTCCAGCCAGCAGGCGCTGCACTTCGCCGCTGCGACGGTCCTCTCCGGCCAGGCCGATCTGGTGGTCGCTGGCGGGGTGGAGTCGATGACCCGGGTGCCGATGGGCTCCAGCGTGGCGGGCGGCATGCCGTTCAGCGACCAGCTCCGGGACCGCTACCGGGGCGTGGAGGGCTTCGCCGACGACGCGCCGCTGCCGTTCAACCAGGGGGTCGGGGCCGAGCTGATCGCCCGCCGGTGGCGCTTCTCGCGTACCCAGCTGGACGAGTTCGCGCTGGCCAGCCACGAGAAGGCGGCCGCCGCGCAGGACGCTGGCGCTTTCGACCCGGAGCTGGCGCCGGTGCCGCTCGGTGACGGCGGCAAGTTCGCCGCCGACGAGGGCATCCGCCGGGACACCTCCCTGGAAAAGCTCGGTGAGCTGGCCACCCCGTTCCGTGCCGACGGGGTGGTGACCGCCGGGTCCGCGTCCCAGATCTCCGACGGCGCCGCGGCGCTCGCGGTCACCACCGGCGAGTGGGCCAGCCGGCACGGCCTGCGGCCGCTGGCCCGGATCCACACCGCCGTGGTCGCCGCCGACGACCCGGTCACCATGCTCACCGCGCCGATCCCGGCGACCGCGAAGGCGCTGCGCCGCGCGGGGCTGGGCATCGAGGAGATCGGGGTGTACGAGGTGAACGAGGCGTTCGCCCCGGTGCCGCTGGCCTGGCTGGCGGAGACCGAGGCGGACCCGGAGCGGCTCAACCCGCGCGGCGGGGCCATCGCCCTCGGTCATCCGCTCGGTGGCTCCGGTGCCCGGATCATGACCACGATGCTCCAGCACATGCGGGACAACGGGATCCGCTACGGCCTGCAGACCATGTGCGAGGGTGGCGGCATGGCCAACGCCACCATCGTCGAGCTGCTCTGA
- a CDS encoding rhomboid family intramembrane serine protease: MSESPPTAPVCYRHPGRETYVRCTRCDRPICPDCMREASVGHQCPECVNEGRRSVRPARTAFGGGAAGRHGYVTRALIALNVLLMLLSIASDRGGDAAVGGSGFGGLMGGSTPLTNWGSVLGLAVFPDGTLGGVADGQWYRLVTAMFLHYGVIHLLLNMWALWVLGRSLEANLGPLRFGALYLIAGLGGNVAAYLFSAQNSATAGASTAVFGLFAALIIIERKMGRDISQVIPILVINLVFTLTVPGISIPGHLGGLVVGGAMALVLAYAPRGRRTLVQAGGGAVILLILLGLVLFRTAQLLAG; the protein is encoded by the coding sequence GTGAGCGAGTCGCCGCCGACCGCCCCGGTCTGCTACCGGCACCCCGGCCGGGAGACCTACGTCCGGTGCACCCGCTGCGACCGGCCGATCTGCCCGGACTGCATGCGGGAGGCGTCCGTCGGGCACCAGTGCCCGGAGTGCGTCAATGAGGGACGTCGCAGCGTCCGGCCGGCGCGTACCGCCTTCGGTGGCGGTGCCGCCGGCCGGCACGGCTACGTCACCAGGGCGCTGATCGCGCTGAACGTGCTGCTCATGCTGCTCTCCATCGCCTCCGACCGGGGTGGGGACGCGGCGGTGGGCGGCTCCGGCTTCGGCGGCCTGATGGGCGGCAGCACGCCGCTGACCAACTGGGGTTCGGTGCTCGGGCTGGCGGTCTTCCCCGACGGCACGCTCGGTGGGGTCGCCGATGGCCAGTGGTACCGCCTGGTCACCGCGATGTTCCTGCACTACGGCGTGATCCACCTGCTGCTCAACATGTGGGCTCTGTGGGTGCTCGGCCGGTCGCTGGAGGCCAATCTCGGGCCGCTGCGCTTCGGCGCGCTCTACCTGATCGCGGGCCTCGGCGGTAACGTCGCCGCCTACCTGTTCAGCGCCCAGAACTCGGCCACGGCCGGCGCGTCCACCGCCGTCTTCGGCCTCTTCGCCGCGCTGATCATCATCGAGCGCAAGATGGGCCGGGACATCTCCCAGGTGATCCCGATCCTGGTGATCAACCTGGTGTTCACGTTGACCGTGCCGGGCATCTCGATCCCCGGGCACCTGGGTGGCCTGGTGGTCGGTGGGGCGATGGCCCTGGTGCTCGCGTACGCACCGCGTGGCCGACGCACCTTGGTGCAGGCCGGCGGCGGCGCGGTCATCCTGCTGATCCTGCTCGGTCTGGTCCTGTTCCGGACCGCGCAACTGCTCGCCGGCTGA
- a CDS encoding peptidylprolyl isomerase: protein MAEAVYATLHTNAGPIRLELFPNHAPKTVRNFIDLAEGNREYTDPRTGQPGSGPYYDGTISHRVISGFMVQLGDPTGTGRGGPGYKFADEFHPELRFDRPYLLAMANAGPGTNGSQFFITVSPTPHLNNRHTIFGQVADEESVKVVDSIANTPTGPSDRPLQDVVIERVEIERSAA from the coding sequence GTGGCCGAGGCTGTCTACGCCACCTTGCACACCAACGCTGGCCCGATCCGGCTGGAGCTCTTCCCGAACCACGCTCCGAAGACGGTCCGCAACTTCATCGACCTGGCCGAGGGCAACCGGGAGTACACCGACCCGCGCACCGGTCAGCCGGGCAGCGGTCCGTACTACGACGGGACCATCTCGCACCGGGTGATCAGCGGTTTCATGGTCCAGCTGGGCGACCCGACCGGCACCGGCCGGGGTGGACCGGGCTACAAGTTTGCCGACGAGTTCCACCCGGAGCTGCGCTTCGACCGGCCGTACCTGCTGGCGATGGCGAACGCCGGACCGGGCACCAACGGTTCGCAGTTCTTCATCACCGTGTCCCCGACGCCGCACCTCAACAACCGGCACACCATCTTCGGCCAGGTCGCCGACGAGGAGTCGGTGAAGGTCGTCGACTCGATCGCGAACACCCCGACCGGCCCGAGCGACCGTCCGCTTCAGGACGTCGTCATCGAGCGGGTCGAGATCGAGCGGTCTGCTGCCTGA